A genomic segment from Actinoplanes sichuanensis encodes:
- the recG gene encoding ATP-dependent DNA helicase RecG: protein MTTTDTPLTKVLGAKTAKALEDHLELRTAGDLIYHFPRRYDQRGEHTDLRSLQVDEQVTVLAQVQGMSVKPMRQRRGNMLEVTIGDGSGATLTCTFFNQAWRERELRKGVWGLFAGKVTEFRGKRQLNGPAYQLLSADASKDDAAAEIEEFAGALIPVYPAAQAVPTWVIAKCVRTLLDTFEPPDDPMPAEIRATRNLVGIGTALREIHRPSSEPSLYSAKHRLKWDEAFAVQLTLVQRRAKAAAAPGTARPRADAGLLVKFDAGLPYELTEGQRDVGEEIAADLARPHPMHRLLQGEVGSGKTLVSVRAMLQVVDAGGQAALLAPTEVLATQHFRGISAQLGALGRAGELDGDPEGTQLTLVTGSLGAAARRAALAKVADGTAGIVVGTHALLYEGVDFKDLGLVVVDEQHRFGVEQRDALRAKAAKPPHVLVMTATPIPRTVAMTVYGDLETSVLSQLPRGRSPIASHVIPALEKPAYLDRAWVRIKEEVRAGHQAYVVCPRIGEDEETPPKDDEPSRRPPLAVTEVLPLLRDEYLKGLRIAMLHGKMPPDEKDTVMRSFAAGDLDVLVATTVIEVGVDVPNSTVMLILDADRFGVSQLHQLRGRVGRGSAPGVCLLHTEAVEGSAARERLDAVASTTDGFKLSEIDLEQRREGDVLGASQSGKHSHLRLLSLLRDEKLIKEARAEASALIGDDPDLTRHPALAASVAALVDEDRAEYLEKG from the coding sequence ATGACCACGACCGACACCCCGTTGACCAAGGTGCTGGGGGCGAAGACCGCCAAGGCGCTGGAGGATCACCTGGAGCTGCGTACGGCGGGTGATCTGATCTATCACTTCCCACGGCGCTACGACCAGCGCGGCGAGCACACCGATCTGCGCAGTCTCCAGGTGGACGAGCAGGTCACGGTGTTGGCGCAGGTGCAGGGGATGAGCGTGAAGCCGATGCGGCAGCGCCGCGGCAACATGCTCGAGGTGACCATCGGTGACGGTTCGGGCGCGACGCTGACGTGCACCTTCTTCAATCAGGCGTGGCGGGAGCGGGAGCTGCGCAAGGGCGTGTGGGGGCTGTTCGCCGGCAAGGTGACCGAGTTCCGTGGCAAGCGGCAGCTCAACGGCCCGGCCTATCAGCTACTCAGCGCGGACGCCTCGAAGGACGACGCGGCCGCCGAGATCGAGGAGTTCGCGGGTGCGCTGATCCCGGTCTATCCGGCGGCGCAGGCGGTGCCGACGTGGGTGATCGCGAAGTGTGTGCGGACGCTGTTGGACACGTTCGAGCCGCCTGACGATCCGATGCCGGCCGAGATCCGGGCGACCCGGAACCTGGTCGGGATCGGGACGGCGTTGCGGGAGATCCACCGGCCGAGCTCCGAGCCGTCGTTGTACTCGGCGAAGCACCGGCTGAAGTGGGATGAGGCGTTCGCCGTACAGCTGACGCTCGTGCAACGGCGAGCGAAAGCGGCCGCGGCGCCCGGCACCGCCCGGCCCCGCGCGGACGCCGGGTTGCTCGTGAAGTTCGACGCCGGTCTGCCGTATGAGCTGACCGAGGGACAGCGGGACGTGGGCGAGGAGATCGCCGCGGACCTGGCCCGGCCGCATCCGATGCACAGGCTGTTGCAGGGTGAGGTGGGTTCCGGCAAGACCCTCGTCTCGGTACGGGCGATGTTGCAGGTGGTCGACGCGGGCGGGCAGGCCGCGCTGCTGGCCCCGACCGAGGTCCTGGCCACCCAGCACTTCCGCGGCATCTCGGCCCAACTGGGCGCGCTGGGCCGGGCCGGTGAGCTGGACGGTGATCCGGAGGGCACGCAGCTCACCCTGGTCACCGGCTCGCTGGGGGCGGCGGCCCGGCGTGCGGCGCTGGCCAAGGTCGCCGACGGGACCGCCGGCATCGTGGTGGGCACGCACGCGCTGTTGTACGAGGGGGTCGACTTCAAGGATCTCGGCCTGGTGGTGGTGGACGAGCAGCACCGGTTCGGGGTGGAGCAGCGGGACGCGCTGCGGGCGAAGGCGGCCAAGCCTCCGCACGTGCTGGTGATGACGGCCACCCCGATCCCGCGGACGGTGGCGATGACCGTCTACGGCGACCTGGAGACCTCGGTGCTGTCGCAGCTGCCCCGGGGCCGTTCGCCGATCGCCTCGCACGTCATCCCGGCTCTGGAGAAACCGGCCTATCTGGACCGCGCCTGGGTGCGGATCAAGGAGGAGGTGCGGGCCGGCCATCAGGCGTACGTGGTGTGCCCGCGGATCGGTGAGGACGAGGAGACCCCGCCGAAGGACGACGAGCCGTCCCGCCGCCCGCCGCTCGCGGTGACCGAGGTGCTGCCGCTGCTGCGCGACGAGTATCTGAAGGGCCTGCGGATCGCGATGCTGCACGGCAAGATGCCGCCCGACGAGAAGGACACGGTGATGCGCTCGTTCGCCGCCGGTGACCTGGACGTGCTGGTGGCGACCACGGTGATCGAGGTGGGCGTGGACGTTCCGAATTCCACGGTGATGCTGATCCTGGACGCCGACCGGTTCGGGGTGTCGCAGTTGCACCAGCTGCGTGGCCGGGTGGGCCGGGGTTCGGCGCCGGGTGTCTGCCTGCTGCACACCGAGGCGGTCGAGGGTTCGGCGGCCCGGGAGCGGCTGGACGCGGTGGCCTCGACCACCGACGGTTTCAAGCTGTCCGAAATCGACCTGGAGCAGCGGCGGGAGGGTGACGTGCTGGGCGCGTCGCAGTCCGGCAAGCACTCGCATCTGCGGCTGCTGTCGCTGCTCCGCGACGAGAAGCTGATCAAGGAGGCCCGGGCCGAGGCGTCCGCGCTGATCGGCGACGACCCCGACCTGACCCGTCACCCGGCGCTGGCGGCCTCGGTCGCCGCGCTGGTCGACGAGGACCGCGCCGAGTACCTGGAGAAGGGTTGA
- a CDS encoding DUF952 domain-containing protein: MIFHLCPRAAWAEIEAAGFLEQTPFIHCSPADWVHVVANRIFPGRDDLVLLEIAPDGIEVVWEDGDPPEPDGRQFPHVYGRMPAGAVVAVHDYRPRPDGTFEVFIRR, encoded by the coding sequence TTGATCTTCCATCTGTGCCCACGTGCCGCGTGGGCTGAAATCGAGGCGGCCGGCTTTCTGGAGCAGACGCCGTTCATCCACTGCTCCCCGGCGGACTGGGTGCACGTGGTGGCGAACCGGATCTTCCCGGGCCGTGACGACCTGGTCCTGCTGGAGATCGCCCCCGACGGGATCGAGGTGGTCTGGGAGGACGGCGATCCGCCGGAGCCGGACGGGCGGCAGTTCCCGCACGTCTACGGCCGAATGCCGGCGGGCGCGGTGGTAGCCGTTCACGACTACCGACCGCGCCCGGACGGGACTTTCGAGGTGTTTATCAGGCGGTGA
- a CDS encoding LPXTG cell wall anchor domain-containing protein produces MNVSKSPLRRVSALAAGSLIGLAGVAVFATPAFAHHSTVTVKSDCDQSKGKWVVEWTVNAIGDGESPNQTAQFTKVDLTPAGTTLSNPKLVVDGEPIPAGQAITAIQLVDGDAESASLKVAAKWANPNYEDGRTGEASVTFPNECKKKDTPPSQEPSTPPSTEPSTPSEEPSTPPTLGDVPAEPTLEETCDTISLGVDNTKNSTPVKIDYETSKGEKRTLTVAPGKEGSEKFSASAGFRVKVTYTVEYKGTVFTATYDVPWQEPAEGCDDGEGGGLPVTGAAAGGVAAGAAGLLAIGGALFFVARRRKVKFTA; encoded by the coding sequence GTGAACGTGTCCAAGTCCCCGCTCCGCCGGGTGTCCGCCCTCGCCGCCGGGTCGCTGATCGGCCTGGCCGGCGTCGCGGTGTTCGCCACCCCGGCCTTCGCCCACCACAGCACTGTGACGGTCAAGTCCGACTGCGACCAGTCCAAGGGCAAGTGGGTCGTCGAGTGGACGGTCAACGCCATCGGTGACGGCGAGTCCCCCAACCAGACCGCGCAGTTCACCAAGGTCGACCTGACCCCGGCCGGCACCACGCTGAGCAACCCGAAGCTCGTCGTCGACGGCGAGCCGATCCCGGCCGGCCAGGCGATCACCGCCATCCAGCTGGTCGACGGCGACGCCGAGAGCGCGTCGCTCAAGGTCGCCGCCAAGTGGGCCAACCCGAACTACGAGGACGGCCGCACCGGCGAGGCCAGCGTCACGTTCCCGAACGAGTGCAAGAAGAAGGACACCCCGCCCTCGCAGGAGCCCAGCACGCCGCCGTCGACCGAGCCGAGCACCCCGTCGGAGGAGCCGAGCACGCCGCCGACCCTCGGTGACGTCCCGGCCGAGCCGACCCTCGAGGAGACCTGCGACACGATCTCCCTCGGCGTCGACAACACCAAGAACTCGACCCCGGTCAAGATCGACTACGAGACCAGCAAGGGCGAGAAGCGCACCCTGACCGTGGCCCCCGGCAAGGAGGGCTCGGAGAAGTTCAGCGCCTCTGCCGGCTTCCGGGTCAAGGTGACCTACACCGTCGAGTACAAGGGCACGGTCTTCACCGCCACCTACGACGTCCCGTGGCAGGAGCCGGCCGAGGGCTGCGACGACGGTGAGGGTGGCGGCCTGCCCGTCACCGGTGCCGCCGCTGGTGGCGTCGCTGCCGGTGCCGCCGGCCTGCTGGCCATCGGTGGTGCCCTGTTCTTCGTCGCCCGCCGTCGCAAGGTGAAGTTCACCGCCTGA
- the rsmD gene encoding 16S rRNA (guanine(966)-N(2))-methyltransferase RsmD, which yields MTRIIAGAHGGRRLSAPPGAHTRPTSDRVREAFFSTLTTMTDLSDTRFADLYAGSGAIGLEALSRGATHALLVESDGKAARAIRDNIVALRVGSAAKLVTGKVLQALGDPPSGGPYDVVFADPPYALGDDEITTVQQELVANGWLAADAVVIFERSTRGEPLSWVDGLAGDRTRRYGETTLWYGRRS from the coding sequence ATGACGAGGATTATCGCGGGCGCACACGGCGGTCGGCGGCTGTCGGCGCCGCCGGGCGCGCACACCAGGCCCACATCGGACCGGGTTCGGGAGGCCTTTTTCAGTACGCTGACCACCATGACCGATTTGTCGGACACGCGGTTCGCCGACCTGTACGCCGGGTCCGGCGCGATAGGACTCGAGGCGCTCTCCCGGGGTGCCACGCACGCGCTCCTGGTCGAGTCGGACGGCAAGGCGGCCCGGGCGATTCGTGACAACATCGTCGCCCTCCGTGTCGGCTCGGCGGCCAAACTGGTCACCGGCAAGGTCCTCCAGGCGCTCGGCGATCCACCGTCCGGCGGGCCGTACGACGTGGTGTTCGCCGACCCGCCGTACGCGCTGGGTGACGACGAGATCACCACCGTGCAGCAGGAGTTGGTGGCCAACGGATGGCTGGCGGCGGACGCTGTGGTGATTTTCGAGCGATCCACCCGCGGCGAGCCGCTGAGCTGGGTGGACGGTCTGGCCGGCGACCGTACCCGGCGTTATGGCGAGACCACTCTTTGGTACGGTCGCCGATCATGA
- the coaD gene encoding pantetheine-phosphate adenylyltransferase, with translation MRRAVCPGSFDPVTNGHLDIIGRASRLFDEVIIGVLINQSKTGLFTIEERLEMLREATAEYGNVRVASFHGLLVDFCRAQGAAVVVKGLRAVSDFDYELQMAQMNIGLSGVETLFMPTNPLYSFLSSSLVKDVVKWGGDASSYLPDNVLARLVGRLKQN, from the coding sequence ATGAGACGAGCGGTGTGTCCAGGCTCCTTCGACCCGGTCACCAACGGGCATCTCGACATCATCGGACGGGCCAGCCGGCTCTTCGACGAGGTCATCATCGGTGTCCTCATCAACCAGTCGAAGACCGGGCTGTTCACCATCGAGGAGCGTCTGGAGATGCTCCGCGAGGCGACGGCGGAGTACGGCAACGTGCGGGTCGCGTCCTTCCACGGCCTGCTGGTCGACTTCTGCCGGGCGCAGGGTGCCGCGGTGGTGGTCAAGGGCCTGCGCGCGGTCAGCGACTTCGACTACGAGTTGCAGATGGCGCAGATGAACATCGGGCTCTCCGGTGTGGAGACACTTTTCATGCCGACCAACCCGCTCTACTCGTTCCTGTCGTCCAGCCTGGTCAAGGACGTGGTCAAGTGGGGTGGCGACGCCTCGTCGTACCTCCCGGACAATGTGCTGGCTCGCCTGGTGGGCCGGTTGAAGCAGAATTAG
- a CDS encoding YceD family protein produces the protein MPKSPQSHLDPRQPLVVDTTKLPRQPGATRALNRVVPAPADLGLEMISVPEGSDLTLDMSMTSVSEGVYISGTATGSLTGECGRCLNEIDKSFEVSIAELYAYADSTTEETTDEDEVGRMQGDLLDLEPAIRDAIVLMLPTNPLCRPDCPGLCPDCGVHFDDLPADHSHEEIDARWAALRNLSNNKE, from the coding sequence ATGCCCAAGTCACCACAGAGCCACCTGGACCCCAGGCAACCGCTGGTCGTCGACACGACGAAACTGCCGCGGCAGCCTGGTGCGACGCGTGCCCTGAATCGGGTGGTGCCGGCCCCGGCGGACCTCGGTCTGGAGATGATCTCGGTCCCGGAGGGCTCCGACCTCACGCTCGACATGAGCATGACGTCGGTCTCCGAGGGGGTCTACATCAGTGGCACCGCCACGGGCTCGCTCACCGGCGAGTGCGGGCGTTGCCTCAACGAGATCGACAAGTCGTTCGAGGTCTCGATCGCGGAGCTGTACGCCTATGCGGACAGCACCACCGAGGAGACCACAGACGAGGACGAGGTCGGCCGGATGCAGGGCGACCTGCTGGACCTGGAGCCGGCGATTCGGGACGCGATCGTCCTGATGCTGCCGACCAATCCGCTCTGCCGCCCGGACTGCCCAGGGTTGTGCCCCGACTGCGGGGTGCACTTCGACGATCTGCCGGCTGACCACAGCCACGAGGAGATCGACGCCCGCTGGGCCGCTTTGCGCAACCTGTCAAACAACAAGGAGTAG
- the rpmF gene encoding 50S ribosomal protein L32: protein MAVPKRKMSRSNTRSRRANWKATAVVTAACSQCKSPKLPHAACPVCGTYNGRQVLEV from the coding sequence GTGGCCGTCCCCAAGCGCAAGATGTCGCGCAGCAACACCCGCTCGCGCCGGGCGAACTGGAAGGCGACCGCGGTGGTTACCGCGGCCTGCTCCCAGTGCAAGTCGCCGAAGCTGCCGCACGCCGCCTGCCCGGTCTGCGGCACCTACAACGGCCGCCAGGTCCTCGAGGTCTGA
- a CDS encoding phosphate acyltransferase PlsX, with translation MPERWRATGATAPGQRTVGEPGTARIAVDLLGGDQAPAVVVDGALRACKADPALQLTLVGPADAADAVLAALKPGDRRRITTVAAPTDAVGAAIHTVAEGRADALVSAGDTRATVLSAARELGRWPGIRRPALTAVLPTAAGRLVLLDVGSSVDPDEETLAWHARLGAAYASVVLRMPAPRVGLLTIGTEPGKGDRLRRALPAQLVDLPLPGGARYAGLVEGGDIVLGRAADVVVTDGFTGNVLLKGLETAYALSGPPSRNTDPLARAALLLGVTGTVVVCHGAATGPDLAAGIALAADLHRRNSVAAIADLLSAQRGIE, from the coding sequence GTGCCCGAGCGGTGGCGAGCCACCGGTGCCACGGCTCCTGGACAGCGCACTGTCGGGGAGCCGGGCACCGCGCGGATCGCCGTCGACCTCCTCGGCGGGGACCAGGCTCCCGCCGTCGTGGTTGACGGCGCTCTGCGTGCTTGCAAGGCAGACCCGGCCCTTCAGCTGACACTCGTCGGCCCGGCCGATGCCGCCGACGCGGTTCTGGCCGCCCTGAAACCGGGCGACCGCCGCCGGATCACCACTGTCGCCGCCCCGACCGATGCCGTCGGTGCCGCGATTCACACCGTCGCCGAGGGGCGGGCCGATGCCCTGGTCTCCGCCGGCGACACCCGGGCCACGGTTCTCTCCGCCGCCCGTGAGCTGGGCCGCTGGCCCGGAATCCGCCGCCCTGCCCTGACCGCCGTGCTGCCGACCGCGGCCGGCCGTCTCGTCCTGCTCGACGTCGGCTCCTCGGTCGATCCGGACGAGGAGACCCTCGCGTGGCACGCGCGCCTCGGTGCGGCGTACGCCTCGGTCGTCTTGAGAATGCCCGCGCCCCGCGTCGGGCTCCTCACCATCGGCACCGAGCCCGGCAAGGGTGACCGCCTGCGCCGTGCCCTGCCCGCCCAGCTCGTCGACCTGCCGCTGCCCGGCGGCGCCCGCTACGCCGGCCTGGTCGAGGGCGGCGACATCGTCCTGGGCCGCGCCGCCGACGTCGTGGTGACCGACGGTTTCACCGGAAATGTCCTACTCAAAGGACTGGAGACGGCGTACGCCCTGTCCGGCCCACCCTCCCGGAACACCGATCCGCTGGCCCGGGCAGCGCTGCTGCTCGGGGTCACCGGCACGGTCGTCGTCTGCCATGGCGCGGCCACCGGCCCGGATCTCGCCGCGGGCATCGCGCTCGCGGCCGACCTGCACCGCCGCAACTCGGTCGCGGCGATCGCCGATCTTCTGAGCGCTCAGCGAGGTATCGAATGA
- the rnc gene encoding ribonuclease III — protein MIDKRRRPSTEPLEEAFGVPFKPELLERALTHRSYAYENGGLPTNERLEFLGDSVLGVVITSALFHNHPDLPEGQLAKLRASVVNMHALADVARGLGPEGLGPHLLLGKGEETTGGRDKASILADTLEALLGAIYLEHGLEIAGEVIHRLFDPLMAESAGRGAALDWKTSLQELTAALGLGVPDYEIEDSGPDHAKTFTAWVVVAGERYGGSEGRSKKQAEQRAAAAAWRTLTEQSEKTES, from the coding sequence ATGATTGACAAGCGTCGTCGCCCCTCCACTGAACCGCTGGAGGAGGCGTTCGGTGTCCCTTTCAAGCCGGAACTGCTGGAACGCGCGCTGACCCACCGCTCGTACGCGTACGAGAACGGTGGCCTGCCGACCAACGAGCGCCTGGAGTTCCTCGGCGACTCGGTCCTCGGTGTGGTGATCACGTCCGCGCTGTTCCACAACCACCCGGACCTGCCCGAGGGCCAGCTCGCCAAGCTGCGGGCCAGCGTGGTCAACATGCACGCGCTGGCCGACGTGGCCCGCGGGCTCGGCCCGGAGGGGCTCGGCCCGCACCTGCTGCTCGGCAAGGGCGAGGAGACCACCGGCGGCCGGGACAAGGCCAGCATCCTGGCCGACACCCTGGAGGCCCTGCTCGGCGCGATCTACCTGGAGCACGGGCTGGAGATCGCCGGCGAGGTGATCCACCGGCTGTTCGACCCGCTGATGGCCGAGTCGGCCGGTCGGGGCGCCGCGCTGGACTGGAAGACCAGCCTCCAGGAGCTGACTGCGGCGCTCGGTCTGGGCGTGCCGGACTACGAGATCGAGGACTCCGGCCCGGACCACGCGAAGACGTTCACCGCCTGGGTCGTGGTGGCCGGTGAGCGGTACGGCGGCTCCGAGGGCCGCAGCAAGAAGCAAGCCGAGCAGCGGGCCGCCGCGGCCGCCTGGCGCACCTTGACGGAGCAGTCCGAGAAGACCGAATCGTGA